In the Podospora bellae-mahoneyi strain CBS 112042 chromosome 4, whole genome shotgun sequence genome, one interval contains:
- a CDS encoding hypothetical protein (COG:U; EggNog:ENOG503NYF2), translating to MPPRVKPEPGVAVANTTATRSFAATNSAQFGSPTRQARSTAPSVTDTRFMAEAEDQYEDEDNEIIWMETRAKSITSAGMKQEPGHEPMALMSLASQSMGGSFVGMGPNLALKDFGQGFLKDINDALGELQSRGIQHVASLPELVLVGDQSSGKSSLMSGIAGLSLPRSSGTCTRCPIHIRISRADEWSCRVFLNLEYGFKLPDHAITEQDVTATNPFPPWVKLDPSRTRRHEFKTVRDRFDSEEIETVLRCAQVAILNPSTPYQAFIPKPRGGEGPDSQQLTQHELISRKEEASEAQFSPNTVALEIKGPDLADLNFYDLPGVFNTARRTEDAYLERVVQNLTKLYIKREKAIILWAVSMNLDTENSLALRLIRESRAEHRCVGVITKADLLPRDDQATERWLGILKGRGHRIGLGYFITSRQGQDLEEQTKREEAFFNRTAEGHWPDVFDRYQERCGIEKLKAFLSLKLGEEFSKVLPEVKRKVLERLNFIAEQLQLYPGPPANPDLEIYKALTMFSSLLKKRVIDQEFMSTWDTACSARFTRAILELKPKYNVRLFAKSSAASAPVLIDLDTPTREGSPTPTPSGRKRAAPAETPSRRQRIKAEDAEGRSYPSTPTNMRTTMTPTKGRPSKTLMDIRRMIQRNAIPGQPGLVSSNVYEPLFTEAAKAWKGPLQTFLNQTFNFLSKEIQEILDSTFAALKNRAIYKLSTEHMQAFVEMHKKELQAQLALIHELEGTRLFTRNDDALHRYKAEELRTLTRHRNHYRIAAHKGDEPASSLPKIEELSEEELAQETAKMEKDLRQMGPEPFQQELDVAAYTRGYYVLAAHRFTDIVCMHAMSGLFPRVASVIETYLQDKLGLTGNRTTPEMLDQLMEEEGRIGQIRRDLCAEKETLDGAMAIIVNLENRDTTPSQAESNITIPNDLTSGRAAGSPSGTAYGDA from the exons ATGCCTCCCAGAGTGAAGCCCGAGCCCGGTGTGGCCGTGGCGAACACCACTGCCACTCGCAGTTTTGCTGCTACCAACTCGGCACAGTTTGGCTCACCTACGCGGCAAGCACGGTCTACGGCTC CTAGTGTGACTGATACCCGTTTcatggcggaggcggaggaccAGTACGAAGATGAGGATAACGAAATCATCTGGATGGAAACCCGTGCCAAGTCGATCACAAGCGCCGGCATGAAGCAAGAGCCTGGCCACGAGCCGATGGCCCTGATGTCTCTGGCATCTCAAAGCATGGGCGGGTCATTTGTCGGGATGGGGCCCAATCTTGCCCTCAAGGACTTCGGGCAAGGGTTCCTCAAGGACATCAACGATGCCCTGGGTGAGCTGCAGTCTCGTGGCATTCAGCACGTTGCCAGTCTGCCGGAGTTGGTGCTCGTCGGTGACCAGTCGTCGGGCAAATCGAGTTTGATGTCCGGCATCGCTGGGCTCAGTCTGCCTCGCAGCAGCGGCACCTGCACAAGGTGCCCGATTCATATAAGGATCTCGCGAGCTGATGAGTGGTCTTGTCGGGTGTTTTTAAACCTAGAGTATGGGTTCAAGCTGCCCGATCATGCCATCACCGAGCAGGATgtcacagcaacaaaccCGTTCCCTCCCTGGGTCAAACTCGACCCCAGTCGAACACGACGCCACGAGTTCAAGACAGTCCGGGACAGATTTGACAGCGAAGAGATTGAAACAGTACTGCGCTGCGCCCAGGTCGCAATCTTGAACCCATCCACGCCCTACCAGGCCTTCATCCCCAAGCCTCGGGGTGGAGAAGGGCCTGACTCCCAACAGCTGACTCAGCACGAGCTGATTTCGCGCAAGGAGGAAGCCTCCGAGGCCCAGTTTTCGCCAAATACCGTGGCGCTCGAGATCAAAGGGCCTGATCTAGCCGACCTCAACTTCTATGATCTTCCGGGTGTATTCAACACTGCTCGGCGGACCGAGGATGCTTACTTGGAGCGTGTCGTCCAGAACCTGACCAAGCTTTACATTAAGCGGGAGAAAGCCATCATTCTCTGGGCCGTGTCCATGAATTTGGATACGGAAAACTCGCTGGCGCTGCGCCTGATCCGGGAGAGTCGTGCTGAACACCGTTGCGTTGGGGTGATCACCAAGGCAGACCTGCTGCCGCGAGATGACCAAGCTACTGAGCGCTGGCTGGGAATTCTCAAGGGCCGTGGACATCGCATCGGCTTGGGTTATTTCATCACCTCTCGACAAGGTCAAGATTTGGAAGAACAGACGAAGCGGGAAGAGGCCTTCTTCAATCGAACAGCAGAAGGACATTGGCCCGATGTTTTTGATCGCTACCAGGAGAGGTGCGGAATAGAAAAGCTGAAGGCTTTCTTGTCTTTGAAGCTCGGCGAAGAGTTTTCCAAAGTTCTTCCGGAAGTGAAGCGCAAAGTTCTTGAGCGACTCAACTTCATCGCTGAGCAGCTCCAACTGTACCCGGGGCCACCAGCGAACCCGGATCTGGAAATTTACAAGGCACTGACCATGTTCAGCAGCCTGTTGAAGAAGCGAGTGATTGACCAGGAATTTATGAGCACCTGGGACACAGCCTGTTCCGCCCGGTTTACAAGAGCCATTCTTGAGCTGAAGCCCAAGTATAACGTACGGTTGTTCGCCAAGTCATCCGCCGCAAGTGCTCCGGTATTAATAGATCTCGACACGCCCACGAGGGAGGGCAGCCCCACGCCAACACCCAGTGGCAGAAAGCGTGCTGCCCCAGCCGAGACCCCCAGTCGCCGCCAGCGCATCAAGGCTGAAGATGCCGAGGGACGGTCttacccctccacccctaCGAACATGCGCACAACCATGACCCCGACCAAAGGCAGGCCGAGCAAGACACTCATGGATATTCGGCGCATGATCCAGCGCAATGCCATACCTGGCCAGCCGGGCCTCGTTTCTTCCAATGTCTATGAACCGCTTTTTACAGAAGCGGCAAAGGCCTGGAAGGGTCCGCTCCAGACGTTCCTCAACCAGaccttcaacttcttgagcAAGGAAATCCAGGAGATCCTTGACTCGACTTTTGCGGCGTTGAAGAACCGGGCAATTTACAAGTTGTCGACCGAGCACATGCAGGCTTTTGTCGAGATGCACAAGAAGGAGTTGCAGGCCCAGCTTGCGCTGATTCACGAACTCGAGGGCACGCGTCTGTTCACCAGAAATGACGATGCCTTGCACCGGTACAAGGCTGAAGAGTTAAGGACCTTGACTAGGCACCGCAACCACTACCGCATTGCCGCGCACAAGGGTGATGAGCCAGCTAGCTCCCTCCCTAAGATCGAGGAGCTCAGCGAGGAAGAACTCGCCCAGGAAACagccaagatggagaaggacCTCCGCCAGATGGGCCCCGAGCCCTTTCAGCAGGAGCTGGATGTGGCCGCCTACACCAGAGGCTATTACGTCCTTGCCGCTCATCGGTTCACAGACATTGTGTGCATGCATGCCATGTCTGGGCTGTTTCCCCGTGTGGCCTCGGTCATTGAGACCTACCTTCAGGATAAGCTTGGCCTTACTGGCAACCGCACCACTCCTGAGATGCTGGATCAGCtcatggaggaagagggtcgCATTGGCCAGATTCGCCGAGATCTCTGCGCGGAGAAGGAGACTCTCGACGGTGCTATGGCCATCATTGTCAACCTCGAGAACCGCGACACGACTCCCTCGCAAGCCGAGAGCAACATTACGATTCCCAATGACCTTACGTCTGGCCGGGCCGCAGGCTCGCCATCCGGGACAGCGTATGGAGATGCATAA
- a CDS encoding hypothetical protein (EggNog:ENOG503P5QE; COG:S), translating to MSYTSRVGLNHIDVVGPLLPVTGSFLLPFTAYFSLLSTRVSMSRIASNCLLGSAPPSTEPNAAAKQHELQVASRAQGNFAEYVPLALLLAGVAELNGAKKNVLTSALGALFVARVLHVEMGLRRPESTGVGRPVGYFGTLGVMGFLAGYAGFLVKDYWGF from the exons ATGTCTTACACCTCCCGCGTGGGTCTAAACCACATCGATGTTGTCGGCCCCCTTTTGC cgGTAACCggctccttcctcctccccttcacagCCTacttctctctcctctccacccgcGTCTCCATGTCCCGCATCGCCTCCAACTGCCTCCTCGGCTCCGCGCCCCCCTCGACCGAGCCCAACGCGGCCGCGAAGCAGCACGAGCTCCAGGTCGCCTCCCGCGCCCAGGGCAACTTTGCTGAATACGTGCCCCTTGCCTTGCTGCTCGCCGGAGTGGCCGAGCTCAACGGCGCCAAGAAGAATGTGCTGACCAGTGCTCTGGGGGCCCTGTTCGTCGCACGGGTGCTGCATGTTGAGATGGGCTTGAGAAGACCCGAGAGCACGGGTGTTGGTCGGCCGGTGGGCTACTTTGGAACGCTGGGCGTAATGGGATTCCTGGCCGGGTATGCGGGCTTCTTGGTGAAGGATTATTGGGGGTTCTAA
- the PRE9 gene encoding Proteasome subunit alpha type-3 (COG:O; EggNog:ENOG503NVH4; MEROPS:MER0000554), whose protein sequence is MSRRYDSRTTIFSPDGRLYQVEYALEAISHAGTAIGILAKDGIVLAAERKVTSKLLEQDTSAEKLYILNDNMICAVAGMTADANILINYARQAAQRYLLTYNEDIPCEQLVRRLCDLKQGYTQHGGLRPFGVSFIYAGWDPQRQFQLYLSNPSGNYGGWKATSSGANHASAQSLLKQDYKEDCTLEEACGMAVKVLSKTMDSTKLGSEKIEFATVGQTKDGKIYHRLWSADEIDALLKKHDLAKDETKEE, encoded by the exons ATGTCCAGAAGATACGATTCCCGA acaaccatcttctcccccgacGGTCGCCTGTACCAGGTCGAATATGCCCTCGAAGCTATTTCTCACGCCGGCACAGCCATTGGCATCCTGGCCAAGGATGGCATCGTCCTCGCTGCTGAGCGCAAGGTCACCTCCAAGCTGCTCGAACAGGACACTTCGGCTGAGAAGCTCTACATTCTCAATGA CAACATGATTTGCGCCGTCGCCGGCATGACCGCCGAcgccaacatcctcatcaactaCGCCCGACAAGCCGCCCAACGCTATCTCCTTACATACAACGAAGACATTCCCTGCGAACAGCTCGTCCGTCGTCTCTGCGATCTCAAGCAAGGTTATACACAACACGGTGGTCTCCGGCCCTTTGGCGTTTCCTTCATCTACGCCGGTTGGGATCCCCAGCGCCAGTTCCAGCTCTACCTCAGCAACCCGTCAGGCAACTACGGCGGGTGGAAGGCGACAAGCTCGGGCGCCAACCACGCCAGCGCCCAGAGTCTTTTGAAGCAAGATTACAAGGAGGATTGCACGTTGGAAGAGGCCTGCGGTATGGCCGTCAAGGTGCTGAGCAAGACGATGGATTCCACCAAGCTTGGCAGCGAGAAGA TCGAGTTTGCGACGGTTGGCCAAACCAAGGACGGCAAGATTTACCACAGATTATGGAGCGCCGACGAGATCGATGCGCTACTCAAGAAGCACGACTTGGCCAAGGacgagaccaaggaggagtaA
- the BYE1 gene encoding Transcription factor bye1 (EggNog:ENOG503NZY1; COG:K): MSDPEPRRSVRATKGQHKAHEQLDQLVEPPKKRTGGSKKGKKAAPEPEEPEEEIIRCVCGATEQDEDSGEAWIACDTCTAWQHNICMGVSQFAEDIPKNYFCEQCKPENHKELLASMARGEKLWETRRKNYEEEKTKKKKGTKKGKKRTSDLKEEASRTPQQSPPPPPPPAPEPKKEKETKASGQKRKTADGAQEKENKKLRKVTETQSVPVSTPAYTPPADLPSKATELPDSRQGVAKALVKSLVHSLGAAEKKGVVPSDGMPVSDRAERFALQIERAVYDTHPTQDSYRNQGRTLVHNLKSNLELGSRLLEGTLTPPMLAAMSTEELASKELQDQTAEMKARAEKQAIKITEDVPRIRRTHKGDEVIGDDNYAMTTEDIPSAPVRRPSAPKSEPRESSEASRARSASRGLAVDTQQSPSRADFDLNKVYSSVKSPAVSQRPAAPLAAAPATGPGVDPDVDRMLDDDGSQSPPYSPKEETDPDVVWRGNLVMNTIAEFQVTAKHIGGANPGESVGLTWDKVIPKNITVCGRIDEQAANVYLCGMRYSQVSEVIVVNLEPTSPQGKAGMQKLVEYFVNKKRYGVVDRKGLANVRDSYLVPVLPGAGGHPEFMMNLEDNFIPQSRPEPMLLAVFVYRWEDGKVQPNAPPVLTQAPVRHDYAQSPDTPTPTSAGFPLANRQSSTAPAYSPTVNSGAFPNYPTPPRNSATPLQQQVVAPPPQPQEPALSPEQARRAESQRRGEAEAREVLGQYMRSPTVAFLLPQAFAMTRSEWELIRRVYEREPKAREDLPYLSNRYDHGGIATVGGSGGGEDIGDAQHCS; this comes from the exons ATGTCTG ACCCAGAACCCCGCCGCTCCGTCAGAGCGACAAAGGGCCAGCACAAGGCCCACGAACAGCTCGACCAGCTCGTCGAACCGCCAAAGAAGCGAACCGGCGGCtccaagaagggcaagaaggctgcCCCCGAACCCGAAGAaccagaggaggagatcatcCGCTGCGTGTGCGGCGCCACCGAGCAAGATGAGGACTCCGGCGAAGCCTGGATCGCTTGCGACACCTGTACCGCCTGGCAACACAACATCTGCATGGGGGTGAGCCAGTTCGCCGAAGACATACCTAAGAATTATTTCTGCGAACAGTGCAAGCCAGAGAACCACAAGGAGCTGTTGGCCAGCATGGCGAGGGGCGAGAAGCTCTGGGAAACACGGCGCAAGAACTatgaagaggaaaagaccaagaagaagaagggcaccaagaagggcaagaagcgAACAAGTGATCTCAAGGAGGAAGCATCGCGGACGCCACAGCagtcaccgccaccacctcctccaccggcacccGAACCtaagaaggaaaaggaaactAAGGCGTCGGGTCAGAAGCGGAAAACCGCCGACGGGGctcaggagaaggagaacaag aAGCTTCGCAAAGTCACCGAGACACAGTCTGTTCCGGTATCTACACCGGCTTATACCCCTCCTGCTGACCTCCCTTCCAAAGCCACCGAGCTGCCAGACAGTCGGCAGGGTGTGGCTAAGGCACTCGTGAAGTCTCTTGTGCACTCGCTTGGCGCGGCAGAAAAGAAGGGTGTTGTTCCCTCAGATGGGATGCCTGTCAGTGATCGTGCCGAAAGGTTTGCGCTCCAGATCGAGCGCGCCGTCTACGATACCCATCCCACCCAGGACTCCTACCGCAACCAGGGTAGGACTCTTGTCCACAACCTCAAGTCCAACCTCGAACTGGGATCCCGGCTGCTGGAAGGGACTCTGACACCTCCCATGCTGGCTGCCATGTCTACGGAAGAGCTGGCATCCAAGGAGCTCCAGGATCAGACAGCCGAGATGAAGGCCCGGGCCGAGAAGCAAGCCATCAAGATCACCGAGGATGTGCCCCGGATACGGAGAACGCACAAGGGCGACGAGGTGATTGGCGACGACAACTATGCCATGACCACGGAAGACATCCCGTCAGCTCCCGTGCGTCGACCTAGCGCCCCCAAGTCGGAACCTAGAGAGTCGTCGGAAGCGAGCCGTGCCAGGTCGGCATCTCGAGGGTTGGCTGTCGACACGCAGCAGTCACCCAGTCGCGCCGACTTTGATCTGAACAAGGTCTACTCCAGTGTCAAATCGCCAGCCGTTTCTCAGCGCCCGGCTGCTCCCCTGGCTGCCGCGCCCGCAACTGGTCCCGGCGTGGACCCAGATGTTGATCGCAtgcttgatgatgacgggagCCAGTCACCGCCATATTCGCCAAAAGAAGAGACGGATCCGGATGTGGTGTGGCGTGGGAATCTGGTCATGAACACCATTGCCGAGTTCCAAGTCACCGCGAAGCACATTGGCGGTGCGAACCCCGGAGAGAGCGTTGGTTTAACGTGGGATAAGGTCATCCCAAAGAACATTACCGTCTGCGGGCGCATAGATGAGCAAGCAGCCAATGTGTATCTTTGCGGAATGCGCTACAGCCAAGTCTCCGAGGTCATCGTGGTGAACCTGGAGCCAACATCCCCTCAAGGCAAGGCCGGGATGCAAAAGCTTGTCGAGTATTttgtcaacaagaagagatATGGTGTGGTGGACCGCAAGGGGCTGGCAAACGTCCGAGACAGCTATCTCGTGCCCGTCCTGCCCGGTGCAGGTGGCCACCCTGAGTTTATGATGAATCTGGAGGACAACTTCATCCCGCAGTCAAGACCCGAGCCGATGTTGCTCGCCGTATTCGTCTATCGATGGGAAGACGGCAAAGTACAACCAAATGCCCCCCCAGTGCTGACGCAGGCCCCGGTTCGACACGACTATGCGCAGTCTCCTGACACACCGACTCCCACATCAGCAGGCTTCCCGCTGGCCAACCGCCAGTCCAGCACAGCGCCAGCCTACTCACCCACGGTGAATTCAGGGGCATTCCCGAACTATCCGACTCCTCCCCGGAACAGCGCCACtcccctccagcagcaggtggTGGCGCCTCCCCCACAGCCCCAAGAGCCAGCCCTGAGTCCGGAGCAGGCTCGCAGGGCGGAGTCACAGCGGCGAGGAGAGGCCGAAGCCCGGGAGGTACTTGGCCAGTACATGAGAAGTCCGACGGTtgctttccttcttcctcaggCCTTTGCCATGACGCGCTCGGAGTGGGAACTCATAAGGAGGGTATACGAGCGTGAACCCAAAGCCAGAGAAGATCTGCCGTACCTTA GCAACCGCTACGACCACGGCGGGATCGCAACCGTAGGAGGAagtggcggcggggaggataTTGGCGACGCTCAGCACTGCTCTTGA
- a CDS encoding hypothetical protein (COG:I; EggNog:ENOG503NW3V) — MAPPRPNSPATGNGFLASVMRFWNASHFQRTYASDYIGLVILLSSYILIQFFVEPFHRMFSLNDLRISFPYAEVERVPLTHDFIYALFLPLILICLSNLLSSASSHKHHVTLLGLAISLILTSLLTDIIKNAVGRPRPDLLARCAPLPDTPLDKLVDISVCTETGHHKLHDGWRSFPSGHSSFSFAGLGYLSLFLAGQTRIFAHGPGSIAEHTEKVVRGDLLKALFCLAPLVGATMIAISRCQDYRHDVYDVTIGGLLGWTVAYWSYRRYWPRLSSAKCDEPYAGPPGAAENGPGYGRLRDEEEGAGGRNVGYELRELNSR; from the exons ATGGCGCCCCCGAGGCCCAATTCGCCGGCAACCGGCAACGGTTTCCTGGCTTCCGTGATGCGATTCTGGAATGCAAGTCACTTCCAG AGAACGTATGCCTCTGATTACATCGGCCTCGTCATTCTCCTCTCCAGCTACATCCTCATCCAATTCTTCGTCGAACCTTTCCACCGCATGTTCTCGCTCAACGACTTGCGCATCTCGTTCCCCTACGCCGAGGTCGAAAGAGTTCCCCTAA cccacGACTTCATAtacgccctcttcctccccctcatcctcatctgcctctccaacctcctctcctcggcctcctcccacaaacaccacgtcaccctcctcggcctcgccatctccctcatcctcacctccctcctaaCCGACATCATCAAAAACGCCGTCGGCCGCCCCCGtcccgacctcctcgcccgatgcgcccccctccccgacaCCCCCCTTGACAAGCTGGTAGACATATCCGTCTGCACCGAAACAGGCCACCACAAGCTCCACGACGGCTGGCGGTCCTTCCCCTCGGGCcactcttccttctccttcgccGGGCTGGGctacctctccctctttctgGCCGGCCAAACCCGAATCTTTGCCCACGGTCCAGGGTCGATAGCAGAGCACACGgaaaaggtggtgaggggcgACCTCCTCAAGGCGCTGTTTTGTCTGGCGCCGCTGGTGGGCGCAACCATGATTGCTATTTCGAGGTGTCAGGACTACAGGCATGATGTCTATGATGTGACGATTGGCGGGTTGCTCGGCTGGACGGTGGCATACTGGAGTTACAGACGGTACTGGCCTAGGTTGAGCAGCGCCAAGTGCGATGAGCCCTATGCCGGCCCGCCGGGGGCGGCAGAGAATGGACCGGGGTACGGGAGGTTgagagatgaggaggagggtgctggtggcaGGAATGTAGGCTACGAGTTGAGAGAGCTGAACAGCAGGTGA
- the CDC4 gene encoding SCF ubiquitin ligase complex subunit cdc4 (EggNog:ENOG503NYHA; COG:S), producing MSSPAASNGMDVRRPRSSHKVSMTWEEDEVTSRRRMQFAEECIETKTVTTTTTTKRSYPSLFVREPRSLQSLDSKEYPLAARQTPPELRKLTFDVDDHDTEGWAEEDSINTQVRRSQSIDYANIVKSEPGVESLLDISTVRSQNVTESSPRRSRRSAAHTASPSNTPAAGRSSQRAHKHAGLPNAASDKLRRAVAHGSRANRGLRHPSAFLATPDTSELAALGMDRPSRLRALNTDNIESGTSQSTSIFDTGSPAGSESQTIFSNVATPPITDADLEPYEDAINPFQSRGNINNVAVQDASLPSPRLSPTLAAAQPQTDVPEEDAAPDADASFSSEVTRTDRRRWIDDTQVTEGDSMAMSPMQFSSGGQSQVMGSQASQFVDPRTLIEGFEVLPNEFKTWIMYQFLRRCSRKTLRVVADVVNPALKCDFLRQLPLELSLHILSYLDHRDLCRVAQVSKHWRHIADSNETGWKELFDHDGFTLSPGEMDRAIKQGWGWQDPVGYDGCELDLSHQNRLTLSENELVRSVVKTEKQETPVQKSTRTSKRKRGLNHIGADRAKRRAGAQEFRDDRTSPIPKTHKSEGPISAANAAAIAVPDPQIGLPSLRHLHLFKSLYRRHYMIKNSWMNGKVRPEHVAFAAHPRHVITCLQFDEDKIITGSDDTLIHVYDTKTGELRTKLEGHEGGVWALQYEGNTLVSGSTDRSVRVWDIKKGICTQTFYGHTSTVRCLQILMPAETGAMENGKPVMMPQKPLIITGSRDSQLRIWRLPEAGSRRYIQTGPPASDDQCPYFIRILGGHTHSVRAISAHADTLVSGSYDSTVRVWKISTGEQLHVLQGHSQKVYSVVLDHKRNRCISGSMDSMVKIWDLATGACLHTLEGHSLLVGLLDLRDDWLVSAAADSTLRIWDPESGRCKRTLVAHTGAITCFQHDGAKVISGSEKNVKMWSIDNGDLVQDLLTDLSGVWQVKFDDRRCVAAVQRGNLTYIEILDFGAVRDGRPPEELGRRKLLNEGEVQRLLAEEAA from the exons ATGAGCTCTCCAGCCGCCTCCAACGGCATGGATGTTCGACGACCTCGATCTAGCCATAAGGTGTCTATgacctgggaggaggatgaggtcacTTCTCGCCGGAGGATGCAGTTTGCCGAGGAGTGCATCGAGACCAAGACTGtaaccaccacgaccacgaccaaGAGGTCCTATCCGTCCCTGTTTGTTCGTGAGCCACGGAGCTTGCAGTCGCTCGACTCAAAAGAAtaccccctcgccgccagaCAAACCCCGCCTGAACTCCGAAAGTTGACGTTTGATGTTGACGACCACGATACCGAGGGCTGGGCTGAGGAGGACAGCATAAATACCCAG GTGCGACGTTCACAAAGTATTGACTATGCCAACATCGTCAAATCTGAACCTGGCGTGGAGAGTCTGTTGGACATCTCCACTGTTCGCTCTCAAAATGTGACCGAGTCCAGCCCGCGCAGATCACGGAGATCGGCCGCCCACACAGCTTCACCCAGCAACACACCAGCCGCCGGAAGAAGCTCACAGAGGGCTCACAAGCACGCCGGCCTCCCTAACGCCGCATCAGATAAGCTTCGGCGCGCCGTAGCACATGGATCTCGTGCGAACAGGGGTCTTCGACACCCTTCCGCCTTTTTAGCCACCCCGGATACCAGCGAGCTTGCTGCCCTTGGCATGGACCGACCATCGCGCCTGAGAGCCTTGAATACTGACAATATCGAGTCCGGCACCAGCCAGTCAACTTCCATCTTCGATACCGGCAGTCCGGCTGGCAGTGAATCGCAAACCATTTTCAGCAATGTGGCCACCCCGCCCATCACCGATGCCGATCTCGAACCCTACGAGGatgccatcaaccccttTCAGTCAAGAGGAAATATCAACAACGTTGCGGTCCAAGATGCCAGTCTCCCAAGTCCACGTCTGTCCCCCACGTTGGCCGCCGCCCAGCCTCAGACAGACGTTCCCGAGGAAGACGCAGCCCCTGATGCCGatgcctccttttcttccgaGGTAACTCGCACTGATCGGAGACGGTGGATCGACGATACCCAGGTCACGGAAGGTGACTCGATGGCCATGTCACCCATGCAGTTCAGCTCTGGTGGACAATCACAGGTCATGGGCTCACAGGCTTCTCAGTTTGTCGACCCACGCACCCTAATCGAAGGCTTTGAGGTGCTCCCCAACGAGTTCAAGACGTGGATTATGTATCAGTTTTTGCGAAGATGCAGCCGGAAGACGCTACGTGTGGTAGCTGATGTGGTGAACCCGGCCCTTAAGTGCGACTTTCTCCGACAACTACCCCTCGAGCTCAGCCTTCACATCCTCTCCTATCTCGATCACCGGGACCTTTGCCGTGTGGCCCAGGTATCCAAGCACTGGCGCCATATTGCCGACAGCAACGAGACGGGGTGGAAGGAGCTTTTTGACCATGATGGATTCACCCTATCACCTGGAGAGATGGACCGCGCCATTAAGCAAGGCTGGGGTTGGCAGGATCCTGTCGGGTATGATGGTTGTGAGCTTGATTTGAGCCATCAAAACAGACTGACATTGAGTGAAAACGAACTCGTCCGGTCGGTGGTCAAAACAGAAAAGCAGGAGACGCCTGTTCAAAAGTCAACCAGGACGTCCAAGCGGAAGCGTGGGCTGAATCATATCGGCGCTGATAGAGCCAAGCGGCGTGCTGGGGCCCAAGAGTTTAGGGATGATAGGACTTCCCCGATTCCCAAGACGCACAAATCCGAGGGGCCCATCTCAGCTGCCAACGCCGCCGCTATTGCCGTCCCGGATCCTCAGATCGGTCTTCCCAGCTTGCGGCACCTCCATTTGTTCAAGTCGCTTTACCGGAGGCACTACATGATCAAGAACAGCTGGATGAACGGCAAGGTCAGGCCTGAGCATGTCGCCTTTGCTGCCCACCCACGCCACGTCATCACTTGCCTCCAATTTGACGAAGACAAGATCATCACTGGGAGCGACGACACCTTGATTCACGTCTATGACACCAAGACGGGCGAGCTCCGCACCAAGCTCGAAGGTCACGAAGGTGGTGTCTGGGCGCTGCAGTACGAGGGCAACACACTGGTGTCGGGCAGCACGGACCGATCGGTTCGTGTTTGGgacatcaagaagggcaTCTGCACTCAGACCTTCTACGGCCACACCAGTACTGTGCGCTGTTTGCAAATTTTGATGCCTGCAGAGACGGGAGCGATGGAGAATGGAAAGCCGGTCATGATGCCCCAGAAGCCCTTGATAATCACAGGTTCCCGAGACAGCCAGCTGCGGATTTGGCGGTTACCCGAGGCGGGCTCTCGCCGGTACATTCAGACGGGCCCTCCGGCTAGTGACGATCAGTGCCCGTATTTTATTCGTATCCTCGGCGGGCACACTCATTCGGTCCGCGCCATCTCAGCTCATGCTGATACCTTGGTCTCTGGGAGTTACGACAGCACTGTCAGGGTCTGGAAAATCAGCACGGGAGAGCAACTGCATGTCCTGCAGGGCCACAGTCAAAAAGTATACTCGGTAGTTCTCGATCACAAGCGCAACCGCTGCATTTCGGGCTCGATGGACTCCAtggtcaagatctgggacCTTGCCACGGGGGCGTGCCTGCACACCTTGGAGGGCCACAGTTTGCTGGTGGGACTTCTCGACCTGCGGGACGACTGGTTGGTCTCGGCCGCAGCAGACAGCACTCTGAGAATCTGGGACCCCGAATCTGGCCGATGCAAGCGGACGCTCGTGGCACATACTGGAGCTATCACCTGCTTTCAACACGACGGCGCCAAGGTCATTTCGGGCAGTGAGAAGAACGTCAAGATGTGGTCTATTGATAATGGTGATTTGGTTCAAGATCTCTTGACAGATCTGAGCGGAGTGTGGCAGGTCAAGTTTGATGACCGGAGATGCGTGGCTGCTGTCCAGCGAGGAAATCTGACATATATCGAG ATTCTCGACTTTGGTGCAGTCCGCGATGGCAGGCCGCCAGAGGAGCTCGGCAGACGTAAGCTCCTGAACGAAGGAGAGGTTCAACGCCTGCTTGCCGAAGAAGCTGCGTAG